GTATTCACTGTTAGGGTCATGCACACTGGATCCATATTTCTGAAAAAGAAAGTTAGAAACATGGTTTATTTTCTGATCTTTCTCACCTTCATGCTTGTTTTCCAAgtgctttctggtttttgttgAGGTGGCCAGTAACAAAAGGCTCAGTAGAACAACATGCAGAATATTTGCGCTAAAAAGTGCTTTCTGAactaggagatggctcagaggaaaaAAGctcttgttgccaagcctgatgacctgagctcaatcctcaCCACcaacatagtggaaggagagaaaagattcTTATgcctgtgagcacacacacacagcgagaaggtctttaaaaatgctttctgcGTCATTTTCATCCTCATTTTTGACTTGATTATTCCTTCCTAAATAGAGTTTGATGATAGACTTTAGGGCATACACTAACTCCTTCTCAAATGGTtgtctggtacacacacacacacacacacacacacacacacacacaaggagtcTGGCAATGTAACATCTAAAGAAGCAGTTTCCCTCCTAGCTACTATTGGTACCTAGTAAAATAACCTCGTTGTTTCAATTTGCCCATTAAGAGAAACTTAACAACTAATTGCTCTAGCTTTGgcttgacttttaaaaagtgtacACTCAAATATTAATccaacatttaataatttttaaaaatcaaaggcacctatttttatatttaaacctCATTCCTAACATTTATCTGTGATGGGCCCAAATTTTCTATCCTCTTATGaaaaaagcagcaataaaaatgtATCTCTGTGAGCCTCCAAGTCCTTTGGGGGATGATGTGAGCTattaagaaacaaacagataATCTCTGTTCCAAGTCATTAGTTTAATTAGTATATAAATTAGGGGAAAAGAATTGTGTCCCTTTTGTTCAGGTTACTTTGAGACATTGATGAGTCAATAACCAGCTAGGAAAGAGCATAAGGGAAAGTAGAAATCACTTACCTTTTTTGCAAACCGGAAGACAAATATGCATCCAAAAATATATACCACAGCAAAAGCTGCACACCCTATGGGCAACCACAGCTTCAGCTGGCAGCAAAGTTGTGATTCTGGGttggagaaggaaaaaagatacATTGATAAAATATCCAGAAACACTGTGTCCTCATTCAACACTGCATAGAGAAGGCtttcataaaatggaaagaaggtTTTTAATCAAGGAAGGGTTTTCTTCCTTACAATCAGAGGATCCAGTAGATGTCAACCAACGTCACCTCCACATTACAACAAGGACCCCAAAGTTCAGACTGGAAAGGCTATGCTAGTTTACAAATGCGACCAACAGGTGGAGACTTGCTATCTGCAGCTTCCacaagaataagaaggaaaacacaTGGTATAAAACTGGTTTTCAAATCACTGCATCTCATTCTCCAAATGCTTTCAACCTTAAGTGAGTAGAGGTAATATTCACTGAGCCATGGTCTGGATGCTTGAAAGATTAGGCCCTAACTCTAACTCAACAGTATGTATAGCTAAATCACTTATTTGACAATAAATATCAGCTTAATATTAAGGACATATTATTCCTTTCATACTTAATCCAAGATGATTTGTTGCCAACTACATCTAAAGGATGTAATACAAAAGATACTTGTTTGTGTCTTGGTGAGAAAAGTCTTGGAAATGTGCATAAACTCTTAAGCCCCAACGATAAAAAGCAACCAATGTCTTACcgtaaatatgcaaatattctttGCTAAGGATCTTTTCTCGAAAAGGAGGTGGATCAAAAATTGACAGACTACAGGAGTAATAGCTCCCATGAGAACTGTCCAAGTTGTTTAAGTAAAAGGAGACACTGTTGTTGGACAGCTGATACGGACAGAACTTCTGATTCTTAATGGAGACCACGTTTCCATTTTCCTTGGTCTTGGTGAGATCACAGAGAACTTCTGCCCCCTTCAACAGCTGCATTTTTAGCTGTTGGACAATCTCAGAGTATTGACAAAAAATCTGTACTCCTCcattatgaaatgaaaacatcttaTGATTGGCTGCGTCATTGATTTCTCCTGGGTCAAAAGAAAGAGAACGAAGTAAGAACGCTGTTTTGCGGACATATTgccaaaataattatatttaagtgGGAACGTGATTTCTGTTTATAAAGTCACCTCTATTTATACCAAAATGAAAGATTTAatagccaagaaaacaaaaccagaatgtGACAAGGCAAAACTATGCACAATGAATGGACTTTTCATGTAATAGCCTATAGAATGTTATGTATCAAGTAGCATGTGTAGATAGTATGACTCAAACACAGGGGTCTCCATGCTTTTGCAGGTTCCACACTGGGGACGAGATGgtaaacagagaaatgagaggttTGCTATAGTTTGCTATAGGAACAAAGTACTATCAGGGAAAATGACATTGCTTGGGTGGTGAACTGTAATAGTCATGTGAGGGTCAGGAAATGTCCCTTTGAAGTAGTGAGCTTTAAAACTTAAAGCATGCTCTTCTTTTAGCTGAACAAGAAAAGACTTGCAGAAAGATGacatgaaaatttttttaaagtatataaatttaCTGGGTCTAAAATTGAATGGTTATATATTAATAGCTTTACATCCtccaactgaaaaataaataaatcagttatGTTTAAATAGTAATATTTCTTCTATGGATCCATttgctaggaaccaaaccagaTGAGGCCCAAACTTTTGCTCCCCTTTTCATGTTTTCTGATTCCCAGAACCAGAGTTGCTTTTGTGAGCTACGCAAGAGGAAG
The genomic region above belongs to Microtus ochrogaster isolate Prairie Vole_2 linkage group LG4, MicOch1.0, whole genome shotgun sequence and contains:
- the Icos gene encoding inducible T-cell costimulator, whose product is MKTYFCCALALRFLIGALAGEINDAANHKMFSFHNGGVQIFCQYSEIVQQLKMQLLKGAEVLCDLTKTKENGNVVSIKNQKFCPYQLSNNSVSFYLNNLDSSHGSYYSCSLSIFDPPPFREKILSKEYLHIYESQLCCQLKLWLPIGCAAFAVVYIFGCIFVFRFAKKKYGSSVHDPNSEYMFMAAVNTAKKSKFAGVTP